From Vigna unguiculata cultivar IT97K-499-35 chromosome 5, ASM411807v1, whole genome shotgun sequence, the proteins below share one genomic window:
- the LOC114183664 gene encoding early nodulin-like protein 1, which translates to MATIFLRSNEVLHALLFFCLLLMVHHCGAYEFIVGGQKGWSVPSDPNSNPYSQWAQKSRFQIGDSLVFNYPSGKDSVIQVSSKDYESCNTDAYNEKFSDGHTVIKLNQSGPHYFISGNKNNCLKNEKLVVIVLADRNNKNTYTNQTSPSPSPSQYTTESVAPSPAPSQQQVPSPGAAPPQQNTASPPSPPSDQTPAPAPVTDQPSPPSPPHNAASSILVSFAGSVGALFMASVLVFSF; encoded by the exons ATGGCCACCATCTTTTTAAGGTCCAATGAAGTGCTTCATGCCTTGCTCTTCTTCTGTCTCTTGCTCATGGTGCACCACTGTGGTGCCTATGAATTCATAGTTGGAGGCCAAAAGGGTTGGAGTGTGCCAAGTGACCCCAATTCTAACCCTTACAGTCAATGGGCTCAAAAGAGCAGATTTCAAATAGGAGACTCCTTAG TGTTCAATTACCCTTCTGGCAAAGACTCAGTGATTCAAGTAAGTAGCAAGGACTATGAGAGTTGCAACACTGATGcatataatgaaaaattctCAGACGGTCACACAGTCATCAAGCTCAACCAATCAGGGCCTCACTATTTCATCAGTGGAAACAAAAACAACTGTCTGAAAAATGAGAAACTGGTGGTGATTGTTCTGGCTGACAGgaacaacaaaaacacataCACCAACCAAACAAGTCCTTCACCTTCTCCTTCTCAGTATACAACAGAATCAGTAGCTCCATCCCCGGCACCTTCTCAGCAACAGGTTCCATCTCCAGGGGCAGCACCTCCTCAGCAAAATACTGCTTCTCCACCATCTCCACCCTCTGACCAAACACCAGCTCCAGCTCCTGTTACTGATCAAccttctcctccttctcctcctcacAATGCTGCTTCTTCAATTCTGGTCAGTTTTGCTGGTTCTGTTGGAGCATTATTCATGGCCTCAGTTCTGGTTTTTTCTTTCTAA
- the LOC114185710 gene encoding GTPase-activating protein GYP7-like isoform X2 — MQYATLKEECRQLFPLIGSGRFVTAPVVTEDGMPIQDPLVLKETNAAKGLAVHHQDNNNSSRIAPNSLQKVTDKIVVQWLLTLHQIGLDVVRTDRSLVFYEKQENLSKLWDVLAVYAWVDKDVGYGQGMCDLCSPMIILLNDEADAFWCFERLMRRLRGNFRCTESSVGVTAQLNELASVTQVIDPKLHNHLELLGGGDYLFAFRMLMVLFRREFSFCDSLYLWEMMWALEYDPDLFLMYEMPESASEKAVGSKGKSKSIRQCGKYEREFLKSGSKDASQSPLPISVFLVASVLKDKSTKLLQEARGLDDVVKILNDITGNLDAKKACNGAMKLHKKYLRKAKKP, encoded by the exons ATGCAATATGCTACACTTAAAGAAGAATGCCGCCAATTGTTTCCTCTTATTGGAAGTGGTAGATTTGTCACAGCACCTGTTGTTACTGAAGATGGTATGCCAATTCAAGATCCATTGGTTCTGAAAGAAACAAATGCAGCCAAGGGATTGGCTGTACATCATcaagataataataattcaagtaGGATTGCTCCAAATAGTTTACAGAAGGTGACAGACAAGATAGTAGTCCAGTGGCTGTTAACTCTCCATCAAATAg GTCTTGATGTGGTTCGCACCGATAGGTCATTAGTTTTTTATGAGAAACAAGAAAACCTGTCAAAACTATGGGATGTACTTGCTGTTTATGCTTGGGTAGATAAAGACGTTGGCTATGGTCAAG GAATGTGTGACCTATGCTCCCCTATGATAATTCTTCTTAATGATGAAGCAGATGCATTTTGGTGCTTTGAGCGTCTGATGCGCAGGCTT CGCGGCAATTTTAGATGCACCGAGAGCTCTGTTGGGGTGACAGCTCAACTAAATGAGTTGGCTTCAGTTACTCAAGTAATTGATCCAAAACTTCATAACCATTTAG AGCTTCTTGGTGGAGGTGACTATCTGTTTGCTTTTCGAATGCTAATGGTTTTGTTTCGTCGAGAATTCTCCTTTTGTGATTCGTTGTATCTTTGGGAG ATGATGTGGGCCTTGGAATATGATCCTGACTTGTTCTTGATGTATGAAATGCCTGAATCAGCTTCTGAAAAAGCTGTGGGCTCGAAAGGAAAATCAAAGTCAATACGTCAGTGTGGAAAGTATGAGAGAGAATTCTTGAAGAGTGGATCAAAGGATGCTTCTCAATCTCCTCTTCCTATATCTGTTTTCCTTGTTGCTAGtgttttgaaagataaaagtaCAAAACTACTCCAAGAAGCACGGGGTTTGGATGATGTTGTCAAG ATTTTGAATGACATAACTGGGAATCTAGATGCTAAAAAAGCTTGCAATGGGGCTATGAAACTTCACAAGAAATATTTGAGAAAG GCCAAGAAACCCTAG
- the LOC114185710 gene encoding TBC1 domain family member 15-like isoform X1, with amino-acid sequence MWRDPGVSADSFYEIRPECTDVPISRFKIKAGKTLSARKWHAAFTQEGYLDIGKTLSRIYRGGVHPSIRGEVWEFLLGCYDPKSTFEEREQIRHHRRMQYATLKEECRQLFPLIGSGRFVTAPVVTEDGMPIQDPLVLKETNAAKGLAVHHQDNNNSSRIAPNSLQKVTDKIVVQWLLTLHQIGLDVVRTDRSLVFYEKQENLSKLWDVLAVYAWVDKDVGYGQGMCDLCSPMIILLNDEADAFWCFERLMRRLRGNFRCTESSVGVTAQLNELASVTQVIDPKLHNHLELLGGGDYLFAFRMLMVLFRREFSFCDSLYLWEMMWALEYDPDLFLMYEMPESASEKAVGSKGKSKSIRQCGKYEREFLKSGSKDASQSPLPISVFLVASVLKDKSTKLLQEARGLDDVVKILNDITGNLDAKKACNGAMKLHKKYLRKAKKP; translated from the exons ATGTGGAGAGATCCGGGAGTTTCAGCTGATTCTTTCTATGAAATCCGCCCGGAATGTACTGATGTTCCCATTTCTCGATTTAAAATCAag GCTGGTAAAACACTAAGTGCAAGAAAGTGGCATGCTGCATTTACTCAAGAAGGGTATCTAGATATAGGCAAGACTCTAAGCCGAATCTACCGTGGg GGAGTCCATCCATCTATTAGGGGAGAAGTTTGGGAATTTCTACTTGGTTGCTATGATCCCAAGAGTACATTTGAAGAAAGAGAACAGATAAGACACCACAGAAG AATGCAATATGCTACACTTAAAGAAGAATGCCGCCAATTGTTTCCTCTTATTGGAAGTGGTAGATTTGTCACAGCACCTGTTGTTACTGAAGATGGTATGCCAATTCAAGATCCATTGGTTCTGAAAGAAACAAATGCAGCCAAGGGATTGGCTGTACATCATcaagataataataattcaagtaGGATTGCTCCAAATAGTTTACAGAAGGTGACAGACAAGATAGTAGTCCAGTGGCTGTTAACTCTCCATCAAATAg GTCTTGATGTGGTTCGCACCGATAGGTCATTAGTTTTTTATGAGAAACAAGAAAACCTGTCAAAACTATGGGATGTACTTGCTGTTTATGCTTGGGTAGATAAAGACGTTGGCTATGGTCAAG GAATGTGTGACCTATGCTCCCCTATGATAATTCTTCTTAATGATGAAGCAGATGCATTTTGGTGCTTTGAGCGTCTGATGCGCAGGCTT CGCGGCAATTTTAGATGCACCGAGAGCTCTGTTGGGGTGACAGCTCAACTAAATGAGTTGGCTTCAGTTACTCAAGTAATTGATCCAAAACTTCATAACCATTTAG AGCTTCTTGGTGGAGGTGACTATCTGTTTGCTTTTCGAATGCTAATGGTTTTGTTTCGTCGAGAATTCTCCTTTTGTGATTCGTTGTATCTTTGGGAG ATGATGTGGGCCTTGGAATATGATCCTGACTTGTTCTTGATGTATGAAATGCCTGAATCAGCTTCTGAAAAAGCTGTGGGCTCGAAAGGAAAATCAAAGTCAATACGTCAGTGTGGAAAGTATGAGAGAGAATTCTTGAAGAGTGGATCAAAGGATGCTTCTCAATCTCCTCTTCCTATATCTGTTTTCCTTGTTGCTAGtgttttgaaagataaaagtaCAAAACTACTCCAAGAAGCACGGGGTTTGGATGATGTTGTCAAG ATTTTGAATGACATAACTGGGAATCTAGATGCTAAAAAAGCTTGCAATGGGGCTATGAAACTTCACAAGAAATATTTGAGAAAG GCCAAGAAACCCTAG
- the LOC114186273 gene encoding protein disulfide-isomerase 5-3-like gives MISSSKLKSVDFYRKIPRDLTEASLSGAGLSIIAALCMVFLFGMELNSYLSVSTATSVIVDKSSDGDYLRIDFNMSFPALSCEFAAVDVSDVLGTNRLNLTKTVRKFSIDSNLRTTGHEFHSEPATINIKHDNEVHEESIGGSLELTTDNFDKYAHQFPITVINFYAPWCYWSQRLKPSWEKASKIIRERYDPETDGRIVMGRVDCTQNGELCRSHHVQGYPSIRIFRKGSDVRSDHGHHDHESYYGDRDTDSLVKTMDNLVASIPSESQKLSLGDKSNFASHNKRPAPSAGGCRIEGYVRVKKVPGNLVISARSDAHSFDASQMNMSHVINHLSFGRKVSPRVMSDVKRLIPYVGSSHDRLNGLSFINTRDLGANVTMEHYLQVVKTEVITRKDYKLVEEYEYTAHSSVAQSLHIPVAKFHLELSPMQVLITENPKSFSHFITNVCAIIGGVFTVAGILDSILHNTIRLMKKVELGKNF, from the exons ATGATTTCCTCCAGCAAACTCAAATCCGTGGATTTTTACAG AAAAATCCCAAGGGATTTAACTGAGGCTTCATTATCAGGAGCAGGGTTATCCATAATAGCAGCTCTCTGCATGGTGTTTTTGTTTGGAATG GAACTTAATAGTTATTTGTCTGTCAGCACCGCTACATCTGTTATTGTTGACAAGAGTAGTGATGGGGACTATTTACGTATAGATTTCAATATGAG ttttcCTGCCCTTTCTTGTGAGTTTGCAGCGGTTGATGTGAGTGATGTGCTGGGCACA AACAGGCTGAATCTAACAAAAACAGTTCGTAAGTTTTCTATTGATTCAAATTTAAGAACCACTGGTCACGAGTTCCATTCAGAACCAGCTACTATCAACATAAAGCACGATAATGAAGTACATGAAGAATCCATTGGAGGTTCTCTTGAACTCACAAcagataattttgataaatatgcTCACCA GTTTCCAATTacagttattaatttttatgctCCTTGGTGTTATTGGAGTCAAAGATtg AAACCTTCATGGGAAAAAGCATCTAAAATAATTAGAGAGAG ATATGATCCCGAGACGGATGGTCGTATTGTTATGGGGAGGGTAGATTGCACTCAAAATGGAGAATTGTGCCGGAG CCATCATGTACAAGGGTATCCTTCAATTCGTATCTTTCGAAAAGGAAGTGATGTAAG GAGTGACCACGGCCATCATGACCACGAGTCCTATTACGGTGATCGCGACACAGATAGCCTAGTCAAG ACTATGGACAATTTAGTGGCGTCTATCCCTTCAGAATCTCAGAAGTTAAGTTTGGGGGATAAATCCAATTTTGCGTCACATAATAAAAGACCAGCACCATCAGCTGGGGGATGTAGAATTGAAGGATATGTGCGTGTTAAGAAG GTTCCTGGAAACTTGGTCATCTCAGCTAGATCCGATGCCCATTCCTTTGATGCTTCTCAAATGAACATGTCACATGTCATAAACCACTTATCTTTTGGAAGGAAAGTGTCACCTAGGGTTATGAGTGATGTGAAGCGCTTGATACCTTACGTAGGTAGCAGCCATGACAGGCTGAATGGCCTATCATTTATCAACACACGTGATTTAGGAGCAAATGTTACT ATGGAGCATTACCTTCAGGTGGTTAAAACAGAGGTGATAACAAGAAAAGATTATAAATTAGTTGAGGAGTATGAGTACACAGCGCACAGCAGTGTGGCACAGAGTTTACACATTCCTGTTGCTAAGTTCCATCTTGAGCTCTCCCCCATGCAG GTCTTAATAACAGAAAATCCGAAGTCCTTTTCTCACTTCATTACGAATGTCTGTGCTATTATTGGTGGTGTTTTCACG GTTGCTGGAATTTTGGACTCCATTTTGCACAACACTATTAGACTAATGAAAAAAGTTGAGCTTGGCAAAAATTTTTGA